The following coding sequences are from one Brooklawnia cerclae window:
- a CDS encoding extracellular solute-binding protein: MNRRSFLALGGASLATAALASCAGPSTGSGSSSSSAATDWTSVTPADSISWLSSHPGKSEEAEKQIIEAFEAETGIKVELITGGANYEEVAAKFQTQQAGTEISDIVVASDVWWFRFAINDQVIPLTPDLLSAAGNDTSEYHTTLFDDYLYGDDHWAVPFARSTPLFYYNKAHLAAAGLPDRAPETWEEFFEEWVAPLKSANASTSGYLQPYQYPALDGYAGWTFQNLLWGRGTGWSDGWTITCADDAAIAAMQQVQDSIAKDGAAGVSSKNAIADLVAGAVSATVSSTGDLVGALSSAKENGIELGVGFLPGGPKATTGVCPTGGAGLVIAKKTSPERQLAAAKFVSFATNADNAALFSKATGYMPVRTTADMSDVLSSTPQIEVAINQLKVTKSQDYGRVFLPGADQEMAKSCAQLMNEGADVATTMQALKDTLETIYKRDVEPKLK; encoded by the coding sequence ATGAATCGACGCAGCTTCCTCGCGCTCGGTGGGGCGAGCCTCGCCACCGCCGCGCTCGCCAGTTGCGCCGGCCCGTCCACCGGCTCGGGCTCCAGCTCGTCGTCGGCCGCCACCGACTGGACCTCGGTCACCCCCGCCGACTCCATCTCGTGGCTGTCCAGCCACCCCGGCAAGTCCGAGGAGGCCGAGAAGCAGATCATCGAGGCCTTCGAGGCCGAGACCGGTATCAAGGTCGAGCTCATCACCGGCGGCGCGAACTACGAGGAGGTCGCCGCCAAGTTCCAGACGCAGCAGGCCGGCACGGAGATCTCCGACATCGTCGTCGCCTCGGACGTGTGGTGGTTCCGCTTCGCGATCAACGACCAGGTCATCCCGCTGACCCCCGATCTGCTCTCCGCGGCCGGGAACGACACCAGCGAGTACCACACCACCCTGTTCGACGACTACCTCTACGGGGACGATCACTGGGCCGTGCCGTTCGCCCGGTCGACCCCGCTCTTCTACTACAACAAGGCGCACCTCGCGGCTGCGGGCCTGCCGGATCGTGCGCCCGAGACCTGGGAGGAGTTCTTCGAGGAATGGGTCGCCCCGCTGAAGTCGGCCAACGCGTCGACCAGCGGTTACCTCCAGCCGTACCAGTACCCGGCCCTCGACGGCTACGCCGGGTGGACGTTCCAGAACCTCCTGTGGGGACGCGGCACCGGCTGGTCGGACGGCTGGACCATCACGTGCGCCGACGACGCCGCGATCGCCGCGATGCAGCAGGTTCAGGACTCCATCGCCAAGGACGGCGCGGCGGGCGTCTCGTCCAAGAACGCGATCGCCGACCTCGTGGCCGGTGCGGTCAGCGCCACGGTCAGCTCCACCGGCGATCTCGTCGGCGCCCTCAGCTCCGCCAAGGAGAACGGGATCGAGCTCGGGGTCGGCTTCCTGCCCGGTGGCCCCAAGGCCACCACAGGGGTCTGCCCCACCGGTGGTGCCGGCCTGGTCATCGCGAAGAAGACCTCGCCGGAGCGCCAGCTCGCCGCGGCCAAGTTCGTGAGCTTCGCCACCAATGCCGACAACGCCGCTCTGTTCTCCAAGGCGACCGGCTACATGCCCGTGCGCACGACCGCGGACATGTCCGACGTGCTCAGCTCGACGCCCCAGATCGAGGTCGCGATCAACCAGCTCAAGGTCACCAAGAGCCAGGACTACGGCCGTGTGTTCCTGCCCGGCGCCGACCAGGAGATGGCCAAGTCGTGCGCTCAACTCATGAACGAGGGCGCAGACGTGGCCACCACCATGCAGGCGCTGAAGGACACCCTCGAGACCATCTACAAGCGCGACGTCGAACCCAAGCTCAAGTAA
- a CDS encoding carbohydrate ABC transporter permease → MSNTPPVAAQGYWTARKRREALLFLAFAAPNILLIAIFTYRPLLANLNYSTLDWTLGAEEATRVGFRNYAEFFTSGDAPVVLRTTAVFTLATVGGSMLLGLLVAVALNLKVRGAPVARAAVFAPYVLSGVGVGLVWLFIFDPVYGALAALLRAIGLASPQWINNPDLALLMVIIVYVWKNLGYCAVVYLAGMQAVPKDLMEAAAVDGAGPMRRFWSITLPLLSPSSFFLLITTLLSSLQAFDILRIMVPSGRGVGTLIYEAYLQAFSTYNRAGYSAAISVVLFVFLLLATIVQIRFVERKVHYA, encoded by the coding sequence ATGAGCAATACACCACCGGTCGCAGCACAGGGTTACTGGACGGCGCGAAAGCGGCGGGAGGCCTTGTTGTTCCTCGCCTTCGCCGCGCCGAACATCCTCTTGATCGCGATCTTCACGTACAGGCCGCTGCTGGCCAACCTCAACTACTCCACCCTCGACTGGACGCTCGGCGCGGAGGAAGCCACACGGGTCGGGTTCAGGAACTACGCCGAGTTCTTCACCTCCGGCGACGCCCCGGTGGTGCTCCGGACGACCGCGGTCTTCACCCTCGCCACCGTGGGGGGCTCCATGCTCCTCGGGCTCCTCGTGGCCGTCGCGTTGAACCTCAAGGTCCGCGGCGCACCGGTTGCCCGCGCCGCGGTCTTCGCCCCCTACGTGCTCTCGGGCGTGGGCGTCGGCCTGGTGTGGCTGTTCATCTTCGACCCCGTGTACGGGGCGCTCGCTGCCCTCCTGCGAGCGATCGGCCTGGCCAGCCCTCAATGGATCAACAATCCCGACCTGGCGTTGCTGATGGTCATCATCGTCTACGTCTGGAAGAACCTCGGCTACTGCGCCGTGGTGTACCTCGCGGGCATGCAGGCCGTGCCGAAGGACCTCATGGAGGCCGCGGCCGTCGACGGGGCGGGCCCGATGCGCCGCTTCTGGTCGATCACCCTCCCGCTGTTGTCGCCGTCGTCCTTCTTCCTGCTCATCACGACGCTGCTGAGCTCCCTCCAGGCGTTCGACATCCTCCGGATCATGGTCCCGAGCGGACGCGGCGTCGGGACCCTGATCTACGAGGCCTACCTACAGGCGTTCAGCACCTACAACCGGGCCGGCTACTCGGCGGCGATCTCTGTCGTCCTGTTCGTCTTCCTGCTGCTGGCGACGATCGTCCAGATCCGCTTCGTGGAACGAAAGGTGCACTACGCATGA
- a CDS encoding carbohydrate ABC transporter permease, with product MSASPTSTIARRGNSPAETSRRPARPDHREPEHRAQSGHRGHRLATRILGGYLPLLLAMLIVSLPLLWMVLSSFKSPSEIITTTLSVWPRDPSWENYAEAARSVPFARFFANSVLVTVVGATIKTLLSILTAYALVFIRFPFKNVIFILILVALMVPPQVAVLPNYALIASLGGLNTYWGIIVPGLGTAFGTFLLRQHFSTLPKSMFEAAEIDGAGHWQRLWRMAVPISTPSIATVALVTIVNEWNDYLWPLIITDKPSMMTLPVGLTLLTNTDSGSQNWGVLMAGSVIVILPILIVFTFLQRYVVAGLTQGSVTG from the coding sequence ATGAGCGCGTCACCGACCTCCACCATCGCCCGCCGCGGCAACAGCCCGGCGGAGACATCCCGGCGTCCGGCACGGCCGGATCACCGCGAGCCCGAGCACCGCGCCCAGAGCGGCCATCGGGGTCATCGGCTGGCCACTCGCATCCTCGGCGGATACCTTCCCCTGCTGCTGGCGATGCTCATCGTCAGCCTGCCGCTGCTGTGGATGGTGCTGTCGTCCTTCAAATCACCGTCCGAGATCATCACCACCACGCTGAGCGTGTGGCCCCGCGACCCGTCGTGGGAGAACTACGCGGAGGCGGCCCGTTCGGTGCCCTTCGCCAGGTTCTTCGCGAACTCGGTACTCGTCACGGTGGTGGGCGCCACCATCAAGACGCTGCTGTCGATCCTGACGGCCTATGCCCTGGTCTTCATCCGGTTTCCCTTCAAGAACGTGATCTTCATCCTCATCCTGGTGGCGCTCATGGTGCCGCCGCAGGTCGCGGTGCTGCCCAACTACGCACTCATCGCGTCCCTGGGCGGCCTGAACACCTACTGGGGGATCATCGTGCCGGGGCTGGGCACGGCGTTCGGCACCTTCCTGCTGCGCCAGCACTTCAGCACCCTGCCGAAGTCGATGTTCGAGGCGGCCGAGATCGACGGCGCCGGCCACTGGCAACGCCTGTGGCGGATGGCCGTGCCGATCTCGACACCCAGCATCGCAACCGTCGCCCTCGTCACGATCGTCAACGAGTGGAACGACTACCTGTGGCCCCTGATCATCACCGACAAGCCCTCCATGATGACCCTTCCGGTCGGCCTGACCCTGCTCACCAACACCGATTCCGGCTCCCAGAACTGGGGCGTCCTCATGGCCGGGTCGGTGATCGTGATCCTGCCCATCCTCATCGTCTTCACGTTCCTGCAGCGATACGTCGTCGCAGGGCTCACACAGGGCTCAGTCACCGGCTGA